One window from the genome of Bartonella sp. WD16.2 encodes:
- the bet gene encoding phage recombination protein Bet, translating to MTTPLVAKMAQQYDLSEQEFREAIFKTCISGNISNAEFLVFVYLANDYGLNPLRKEIYAIPKRGGGIISVVSVDGWLKVIHSHDNLDGVELQENFDNEGNLFSVTCAIYLKDKKYPFKITEYLKECKRNTEPWNQCPARMLRHKALIQCARYAFGLSGIYDKDEAERINEAIYLSEVNDNPQNERISDESLAQIKELMEQTKTEEEKVLSYAKVTNFAEMSHETGQIILKRLEAKQHLQMNEAQQALPLPTQPNTPIQQASMEV from the coding sequence ATGACAACTCCTCTCGTTGCAAAAATGGCGCAACAATATGATTTATCAGAACAAGAATTTCGTGAAGCAATTTTCAAAACATGTATTAGCGGTAATATTTCTAATGCTGAGTTTTTGGTCTTTGTTTATCTTGCCAATGATTATGGATTAAATCCCCTGAGAAAAGAAATATATGCCATCCCTAAAAGAGGCGGCGGTATTATATCGGTTGTCTCTGTTGATGGGTGGCTCAAAGTCATACATTCACATGATAATCTTGATGGAGTGGAACTCCAAGAAAACTTTGATAATGAAGGCAATCTGTTTTCTGTTACATGCGCTATATATTTGAAAGACAAGAAATACCCCTTTAAAATCACAGAATATCTCAAAGAATGTAAGCGAAATACAGAACCTTGGAATCAATGTCCTGCTCGTATGCTGCGTCATAAAGCACTTATACAGTGTGCTCGTTATGCATTCGGTTTATCTGGTATCTACGATAAAGACGAAGCTGAACGTATCAATGAAGCTATTTACCTCAGTGAAGTTAATGATAATCCCCAAAACGAGAGAATATCTGATGAATCACTTGCGCAAATCAAAGAGTTAATGGAACAAACAAAAACAGAAGAGGAAAAAGTACTCTCTTACGCAAAGGTCACAAACTTTGCAGAAATGTCTCATGAGACAGGGCAAATTATTTTAAAGCGTTTGGAAGCAAAACAACACTTACAAATGAATGAAGCACAACAAGCTTTACCTTTACCAACACAACCAAACACACCAATTCAACAAGCTTCAATGGAGGTGTGA